From Glycine soja cultivar W05 chromosome 4, ASM419377v2, whole genome shotgun sequence, the proteins below share one genomic window:
- the LOC114410533 gene encoding uncharacterized protein LOC114410533, translating to MVLNWEKCHFMVQEGIVLDHKISARGIDVDQAKIDVIEKLPPPINVKGIQSFLGHVGFYRRFIKDFSRIVRPLSNLLNKDVVFKLDEECLTGFQTLKTSVVSAPIIVAPDWSKKFELMCDVRDYAVGVALG from the coding sequence ATGGTGCTGAATTGGGAGAAGTGTCATTTCATGGTCCAAGAAGGAATAGTGTTGGACCACAAGATCTCAGCTCGAGGGATAGACGTAGACCAAGCAAAGATTGATGTAATTGAAAAGCTACCTCCGCCAATAAATGTGAAAGGCATCCAGAGTTTCCTTGGACATGTTGGATTCTACAGAAGATTCATAAAGGATTTCTCCAGGATTGTCAGACCCTTGAGCAACCTGCTGAATAAAGATGTTGTGTTTAAGCTTGATGAAGAATGCTTGACAGGCTTTCAGACCTTGAAGACCAGTGTCGTGTCTGCTCCCATAATAGTGGCACCTGACTGGAGTAAAAAGTTTGAGCTCATGTGCGACGTTAGAGACTATGCAGTGGGGGTAGCTCTTGGATAA